The DNA region TCGCTGAGCGACCACCGCACGCCGGTGAAGTAGCGCAGGCTCGTGCCGGCGGGGAGCAGGAGGGCGTCGAGGTTGTAGTCGCGCATCAGTCGCTGCGCGCGTGCGATGCGGGCTTGGAGTTCGGTCGAGGAGATAGGCAGCGGTCTCATGGTTTGCTTAAATCCTGTGCCTTTTCGACTATTGGCCTTGCTGCCTTGTCGTCTTTGCTCCGGCGGGCAGAGCCCGTCGGCTGCTGGCTGCTTGAGGTGGGAACCATTTGCGGCTAAACCCCTTTGTTCGGTTTCGGAACCCGTGCGCCACCCTTTCCCTTCCGCCCACGCTTCGACCCCCCCTTCTTGATTTGGCTCTCGACCGCGTCGACGCTCTGGCCGATGCTTTCGCGCATCTTGCCGATACGGTCGCGGATGGTCGCGGCCCGCTCGAACTCCATCTGGTCGGCTGCTTCGTACATCTCTTTTTCCAGCTCGGAGATGTACTCCTCGGTGACGTAGCGGGTCTCGTCGTTGCGACCAACCGCGGCGTTTGCGCGGGCGTGGGCAGACGCCTCCTGTTCGATCCCCATGCGGATCGCCTTCTTGATCGTTTCGGGCGTGATATTGTGCTCTTTGTTGTACTCTTGCTGCAGCGTCCGGCGTCGATCTGTTTCATCCATCGCCCGCTGCATGCTGCCGGTTACCTTGTCTGCGTAGAGGATGACCCTCGCGTTCACGTTCCGGGCCGCCCGACCGATCGTTTGCATCAACGAGGTTTCGCTCCTTAGGAAGCCTTCCTTGTCTGCGTCGAGGATTGCCACCAGCGACACTTCGGGGAGGTCGAGCCCCTCGCGGAGCAGGTTGACTCCCACTAATGTTTCAAACAGTCCTTGCCTCAGGTCACGCAGCAGCTCGACCCGTTCGAACGCGTCCAGCTCTGAGTGCAGCCACTTGCACTTGACCCCTTGTTCTGACAGGTAATGAGACAAGTCTTCGGCGAGCCGCTTGGTGAGGGTCGTAACCAAGGTTCGTTCGCCCACCGCGGCGCGCTTACGGATCTCTTCGAGCAAGTGGGGGACCTGGCCGCGTGCGGGGACGACCTCGATCACGGGGTCCAGCAGCCCCGTGGGACGAACGATCTGCTCTACCACCTCGCCGCCGGACTGCTCCAGCTCGAAGTCGGCCGGAGTCGCCGAGACGTAGACCACCTGCTTGGCCTTGGCCCGCCACTCTTCGAACTTCAGCGGGCGGTTGTCCAGCGCGCTCGGTAGGCGGAAGCCGTGCTCCACCAGCGTCCCTTTCCGGCTCCGGTCGCCGTTGTACATGGCGCCGATCTGCGGGACGGTGGCGTGCGACTCGTCGATGAACAGCAGGTAGTCGTCCGGGAAATAGTTGAAGAGCGTAGACGGCGTCTCGCCAGAAGGCCGGCCGGAAAGGGGCCCGCTGTAGTTCTCGATGCCGGGGCAGTAGCCCATCTCTAGCAGCATCTCGATGTCGTATCTTGTGCGGGCGTTCAGGCGTTGGGCTTCGAGCAGTTTGCCTTGTGACTTGAACAGTTCGAGCCGATCCGCCAACTCAAAGCGGATCCGCTGAACCGCCGCCTCGACCCGTTCCTCGGGCAACACAAAGTGCTTGGCTGGGTAGATGTAGATCTGCTGGAGAGTGTCGATGACCTGCCCAGATGTCGGGTTGATAATGCTGAGCTTTTCAACCTCGTCCCCCCAAAACTCCATCCGATAGGCGAACTCCTCGTAGGCGGGCCACACCTCAACGCTGTCTCCCCGCACACGGAACTTGCCCCGTTGCGGGTCGAGGTCGTTCCGCTCGTACTGCACATCGATCAGCCGGGCGAGCACCTCGTCGCGGTCGACCACGTCCCCGACTGTCAGGCCGACCATCATCGCCTTGTAGTCCTCGGGCGACCCCAGGCCGTAGATGCAAGAAACGCTCGCCACCACGATCACGTCCCGCCGGCTCACCAGGTTGCTGGTGGTGGCCAGGCGGAGGCGGTCGATTTCTTCGTTGATCGAAGAGTCTTTCTCGATGTAGATGTCCCGCTGGGGGATGTACGCCTCGGGCTGGTAGTAGTCGTAGTAGCTAACGAAGTACGAGACCGCGTTGTTGGGGAAGAAGTCGCGGAACTCGCCGTAGAGCTGGGCTGCGAGCGTCTTGTTGTGGCTCAGCACCAACGTCGGGCGTTGGAGCTGCTGGATGACGTTCGCCATGGTGAACGTCTTGCCGCTGCCGGTGACCCCCATCAGCACCTGCTGGTCTCGGCCGCTCTTGAGGCCTGCGACGAGCTGCTCGATGGCCGCTGGCTGGTCGCCCGCGGGCTGGAATTCGCTGTGGAGCTGGAATTGAGGCATTCAGCGATTATAGGGGGCGGTTGCCCGGAACCCAGCCTACCCGCGCGTGGGACGCGAGGACCGGCCGAGACTCTCAGCTAGCTGGCGCCGGTTCCGCGGCGGCCTCTGCCGGCGTTTCGGCGCCTTCCGATCCGCTTTCTTCGACGGACTCTGCCGCCGGCGACTCCGGCGGCGACTCCGGCGGCTCAGCCGGGCTTTCGGCCGGCTGCTCGGCCTCTTCTGCTTCGCTATCGTCGGCTGCGTCATCTGCTTCGCTATCTGCTTCGACTGGTTCTTCCTCGGGAAGCAGGGCCTTCACGCCGAAGCGATGAACCAACTCGCCTCCAGAATGCGCCGCGTTCGCCAAGTAGCCCAACGACGGCGCCCAAACGAGCAGAACCGCCAACTGTGGGATGACGCGCCCACGCCAACCCGACGAGAGCGAGCCCGTCGCAAGCACAATGGCGTACAACACGGTCAACCCGGTGAAGATATTCCGGGCCAGCTCTGTCTGTTCGCCATGCGCCTGTGCGGCGAAGTCGGCTTCTTCGTAGAGTTCCCAGTCGTCCATCGACATCGTCTGGTCCATCACGCTGTAGGCCGCTTCGCCGGAACTCGTCGCGACCCAGGCGCTGGCCGTCCCCAGCACCATGAGCACAAGCGCCCCGATCGAG from Pirellulimonas nuda includes:
- the uvrB gene encoding excinuclease ABC subunit UvrB, producing MPQFQLHSEFQPAGDQPAAIEQLVAGLKSGRDQQVLMGVTGSGKTFTMANVIQQLQRPTLVLSHNKTLAAQLYGEFRDFFPNNAVSYFVSYYDYYQPEAYIPQRDIYIEKDSSINEEIDRLRLATTSNLVSRRDVIVVASVSCIYGLGSPEDYKAMMVGLTVGDVVDRDEVLARLIDVQYERNDLDPQRGKFRVRGDSVEVWPAYEEFAYRMEFWGDEVEKLSIINPTSGQVIDTLQQIYIYPAKHFVLPEERVEAAVQRIRFELADRLELFKSQGKLLEAQRLNARTRYDIEMLLEMGYCPGIENYSGPLSGRPSGETPSTLFNYFPDDYLLFIDESHATVPQIGAMYNGDRSRKGTLVEHGFRLPSALDNRPLKFEEWRAKAKQVVYVSATPADFELEQSGGEVVEQIVRPTGLLDPVIEVVPARGQVPHLLEEIRKRAAVGERTLVTTLTKRLAEDLSHYLSEQGVKCKWLHSELDAFERVELLRDLRQGLFETLVGVNLLREGLDLPEVSLVAILDADKEGFLRSETSLMQTIGRAARNVNARVILYADKVTGSMQRAMDETDRRRTLQQEYNKEHNITPETIKKAIRMGIEQEASAHARANAAVGRNDETRYVTEEYISELEKEMYEAADQMEFERAATIRDRIGKMRESIGQSVDAVESQIKKGGSKRGRKGKGGARVPKPNKGV
- a CDS encoding DUF2231 domain-containing protein, yielding MQILPPPLPSWDGIHPLVVHFPIALLMVAPLFVLLGILFPRRGFSIGALVLMVLGTASAWVATSSGEAAYSVMDQTMSMDDWELYEEADFAAQAHGEQTELARNIFTGLTVLYAIVLATGSLSSGWRGRVIPQLAVLLVWAPSLGYLANAAHSGGELVHRFGVKALLPEEEPVEADSEADDAADDSEAEEAEQPAESPAEPPESPPESPAAESVEESGSEGAETPAEAAAEPAPAS